CCATCCTGCAAGCCGCCGAGGACGCGCAACTCGAAGGACGCTTTTCCGGCAAGCAAGCCGCGCTCGACTTCGTGCGCCGCGAGTTTCCCGCTCCGCCTCGTGAACCCGTTCAGCCGCGCACAGCCGTTCACCCGCGAAAGAACCAGTAAGCGATCGCGGCCGCCACCAGTACCAGGAGCACGATCGCGGATTCTATGAGCTTGTCCCGTGCCGCGGGAGACCCTGAAAACTTCCACTTGCCCGGCATGTTGCCCCTTCCCGACCCGCGGAGCGCCAACCTTCAGCGCCCCAACCTGCGCGCTATCCTGCTCCCGGCGTGAAAAACCCGCAAGATTACGAAGGTAAGGCCGGTTTTCGGTCCCGGTCTTCTCCCGCGCGATGTAGCGTAGAATCCTCTCTTCCACCATGGAACGCGCCGGCACAGGATTGCGCAAGATCGTGGTCGAGGCGCTGAGCAAGGCGCCGCCAGAAGAGGCTGCCGTGCTCGCGTGGCCGCTGGTCTGCGGTACCGCCGTCGCCGATAAGACGAAGGCCATCGAACTCTCCGCCGGCGTGCTGCGCGTCGAAGTGCCAGACGCCGGCTGGCGCAACCAGCTCCACGGATTCCTGCCGCACTATCTCGAATCGCTGAACCGCATCACCAACGGCAAGGTCGAGCGCATCGAGTTCGTCTTTCCGGGGCATGAGCGCAAGGAGCCTCAGCGCTCGTCCGACTTCAACCCCGCCTTGAACTCAAAGACCCGGCGAGACAAATGAAGGTCTCCGACAAAGACGTGCTCCACGTCGCCAGCCTGGCGAACCTCGAGCTCACCGCCGAAGAACGCGTGCGCATGTTAAAAGACCTGAACGCCGTGCTTGACCACATCGACATGCTCAACCAAGTTGACACCAATGCAGTCCCGCCCATGGCGTTCGTCGCCGGTGACGAAACCGGCGTCACGCCTCTTCGCGAGGACCGCACACGCCCCTCGCTGCCCCGCGACGAAGCCCTCAGCAACGCGCCCGATACGGGCGTGGTCGATGGCCAGCCCACATTCTTCAAAGTCCCCAAGGTCATCGAGCGATGACGCGATGAGGCGATCAGCAATCAAGCGATGAAGCGTTAGAACAAATGGCCGCCATGGACCCCACCCTTCTCACCGTCGAATCCACCCGCGTCGCCCTCCAGGAGAAGCAATTCTCCGCCCAGACGCTGGTCGAGACGCTGCACGCGCGCATCGAGAAAGACGACACTCACGCCTGGTTGATCTATCCGCCCGAGCGCGCGCTCGCGCAGGCCGCCGCCATCGACCGCCTCGCCGACAAAGGTGACGCGCTGCCCCCGCTTGCCGGCGTGCCCATCGGCATCAAGGACGTGATCTCCACGCGCGGGCTTCGTACTACCGCCGGTTCGAAGATGTTGCAGCATTACTTTCCCGTTTACGACGCCACCGCGGTCGCGCGCCTGGAAGCGGCGGGCGCGATCATCCTCGGCAAAACCAACTGCGACGAGTTCGCCATGGGCTCGTCGAACGAGAACTCGGCGTACGGCGTGGTGAAGAATCCGCACGACAAGTCGCGCGTTCCCGGTGGCTCGAGCGGCGGCTCGGCGGCGGCAGTCGCCAACGGCACCGCGGTCGCCGCGCTGGGCTCGGATACTGGCGGGTCGATCCGCCAACCGGCTGCATTTTGCGGCATCGTCGGACTCATGCCCACCTACGGGCGCGTCTCGCGCTACGGCCTCATCGCTTTCGCGTCGTCCCTCGATCGCATCGGTCCGATGACGCGCTCGGTGAAGGATGCCGCCCTCATCTTGCAGCACATCGCGGGGCACGATGCGCTCGATCCCACCTGCGCGAATGTGCCGGTGCCGGATTACGCTGCCGAGATCGGCAAGCCGGTGAAGGGATTAAGGGTTGGTGTCCCCAGGGAATATTTCGGCGAAGGCCTCGACGAGGAAGTCCGTGCCTCGGTCGAGGCGGCGGTCGAGAAGATCAGCGAGCTCGGCTGCGAGGTCGTTCCCATCTCGCTGCCGCACACCAAGTATGCGATCCCGACGTATTACGTGCTGGCGACCGCGGAGGCCAGCTCGAACCTCGCGCGTTACGACGGCGTCCGCTACGGCTTCCGCGTTGGTTTGAATGACAAAGGTCATCCGAAGACGCTCACCGAGATGTACCGCCAGACGCGCGACGAAGGTTTTGGCTACGAGGTCAAGCGTCGCATCATGCTCGGCACCTATGTGCTCTCCGCCGGATACTACGATGCCTACTATCTCAAGGCACAGCGCGTACGCGCGTTGCTCACGCGCGATCTCGATAACGCCTTCACCACGGTCGATGCCATCGTCACCCCCACCACGCCCACCGCCGCGTTCAAGCTCGGCGAAAAGGCGGGGAACCCGCTCGCCATGTACCTCGCCGACATCTACACCGTCACCGCTAACCTAGCCGGCGTGCCCGGGATCTCGATCCCGTGCGGCAAGACCAAGTCGGGCCTGCCCATCGGCCTGCAGATCCTCGCGCGCCGCTTCGACGAGCCCACCCTCTTCCGACTCGGCCACGCGTACGAACACGCGCGCGGCGCCTTCTGAGTTCTAGGGCCGAAAATGTGGGTGCCCCACACAAGCCGGTTTTGCTTGTGTGGGAGGAAGAATGCTGGGCGAACTTTCAGAGCGGTTCGTAATAACTCTCGCCGGCGCACGAGCGGCACAGCGTTTTGCCGTCACGCTGCACCTCGCGGCGGAAGTTGATGCCTTCGCCGCAAAGCGCACACACCGTACGCGCGCCTTTGTATCCCGGAAATTCCTCGGGCCCGAGCGCGACCTTCACCCAGCGGACGTCGAACAGGTCGTCGATCGCGAGCTCGCGGTAGGCCAGCATCTGCTGCTGGTTCTTGTCGGCCAGTTCGGGATGCGCCCGCCGCGCCAGCTCCTTCGAGGATTCCTTCGCCGCGATGCGCACCGCGCGTCCGCTGGCCACGTCGATGAACGTGGCCGCGACTTTTCCCCAGTCGCGGAACTTCAGCGCGCGCTTTCCCAGGCGGCAGCCGGTGACCACGGCCACGGCGTCGGTGGCGCAGCGATCGATCTCTACGAACGTCACCAGGCGCTTGCGGTCTTTGCCGCGCGGGTCTTCGATGCCGAGTTTTTCCAGGCCGAGCATGGCCATGCGCACGCCCAGCACCTGGCCGGCGCAGAGATGTCCGTGGGCTTGCGCGGCGTCGGCGAGGAATTCATCCAATGTTTTCATGACTTCACGACTTCATTATTCCTTATCGTCGTCTTCCGAAGAACCGGCCGTTGCCGGCGTCTCCGCCGGCTCGGCCCAGCGCCCGTGGACTTCAAAGCTTGCCGCCGGCTTGCCCACCGGCGCAAACGTCACGCGCACCGGCGCGCGCTCCCACTTCGGCGGCGCGCATTCCGAGTCGGGCATTTCCTCGCCGCGCGCTGCGCCCAGCTGCTTGTGGATCAGCGGACGCTTCTGCCCCAGCTGCACCACCACCGCGTAGAGCTTGCTGGCGGCGTCGCTCTGGGAGAGTCCGCAGTACGCGGCATAATCGCGAAACCAGGTCGCGTTGGAATAGTAGGGATCGAAGTCAGGCAAGTTGAGCCGCGTGACGTGCCCACTGGCGCGCTCGACCATGAGCCAGCCGCCGCGCTGCCACTTCCATGCCGGCACTTTTTTATCGTCCGTGGGCAGCGCGTCGTTCACCCGAAATACTCGCCGGACAACGAACATCCGGTCCGTGACATCGTGCGGCTCGCCGGTGGTGAACTCGCGCAGGTTGCCGTCCACATAGAGCGCGCGGACGGTCATCGCTTGCGTCTTGTCTTCGGACGGCCCCACGAAGAGCTTCACCGCCATCGGCTTGCCGAAGGTGATGGTGTGCTGCTTGGCGAAAGCGCAACCGGCAAGCAAGAAGACGATGAGGAGGATGCGGCGCACGGACTTAGTGTAGTCCGTTGCGCGGCCGGCGCCAGCAGCCTCAGTAACTGTTCAGTCGGGTTGTGATGATGTCGTCCCATCCGGCTGAACCGTTATTGGATTGAGGCGCGTGGCCCACCTTATCCGTGAGGTCCCCGACCCAACTCCCTCCTCGCATGGCCGCAACCCGCGGCTGGTGCTACACTTGCGATTCCCCAAGGTCGAGAAACCCATGGACCCGATGGACCCCAACCAGCCGCCCCAGCCGCCGTATCAGGCGCCGCAGCAGCCGACCTACGCGCCGCCGGTCTCGTACTCCCCGCCGCCTCCGTTCCTCGCTTCGCCGCCGCCGGGCGGTGGTCCGCAGAGTAAGAAACCGCGCGTGTGGCTCTGGGTGGTGATCGGCGGGGGCGCCTTCTTCGCCTTCCTGCTCGCCGTCTTCCTGCTTATCTATTTCAGCGTGAAGACGGATAACCACAACGCCGAGTTCTCCGGCTTTGGCGACAAGATCGCGGTCGTGGATATCGAGGGCGTCATCTTCGAGCCGCGCACCGTGGTGAAGCAGTTGAAGAAATATGGCGACGACGATTCCGTCAAAGCCATCATCCTGCACATGGATACCCCGGGCGGTGGCGTCGCCGCTTCGCAGGAGATCTACACCGCGGTCAAGCGCATCCGCGAGGAGAAGAAGAAGAAGGTCGTCACCTCCATCGAGACGGTCGGCGCTTCCGGCGGCTACTACATCGCCTCCGCCAGCGACAAGATCTTCGCCAATCCGGGCTCGGTCGTGGGCTCGATCGGGGTGATCGCCGAGTGGTACAACTACGAAGACCTGGTCAAGTGGGCGAAGCTCAAGCCCATCACCTTCAAGACCGGAGAATTCAAAGACACGGGCTCGCCCACGCGCGAGCTCACTCCGCGCGAAAAGGAATACCTGCAAGGCCTGATCAACGACATGTATGGCCAGTTCATGGGCGCCGTCTCCGAGGGCCGCAAGATGAAGCTCGAAGATGTGAAGGCGCTCGCCGACGGCCGCGTCTGGACCGGCAAGCAAGGCAAAGACCTCAAGCTGGTGGATGAGATCGGCGACTTCCAAGCCTGCATCGCGGACACGGCAAAGTCGGTCGGCATCCAGGGCGAGCCGACTATCGTGCATCCCGAGCCGCAGCGCCGTACCTTGGCCGACGTGCTTTTCGGAGACATCAGTGAACTGCTTCCCAGCAAGGCTCGTTTGCTTGAGACCCACGTCGGGTTCTACTATCTGTGGAAATAGATCAGGGAAATAGATCAGGGAAATAGATCAGGGAAATAGAGCAGCGCGTAAACCAGGAGATGGATTTCAGGAGATAACTCGGGCCCAATCTCAAGACCACGGAGCTAGTCGTTATGACGAAAGCCGATCTGATCGACGAGGTATCGCGCCTGGCGGAGTTGACTCGCAAAGACAGCGAAGTGATCGTTGAGACCATCTTCGATAGCGTGGTGCACTCGCTGCGCGCCGGCGACAAGATCGAGATCCGCGGTTTTGGCAGCTTCCGCACCCGCCAGCGCAAGCCGCGCGTGGGACGCAATCCCAAGACGGGCGCGCGCGTCGAGGTCCCGGCAAAGCGTATCCCTTACTTCAAGCCGTCAAAGGAACTGAAGGACCTGGTCAACACCGGCGAAAAGCATTAGCCACGGATATCACGGATAGCACGGATTCTTGAAGGCTGGCTCATTGCCGGCCTTTTTCATTTGCTGCCATACCCGACCCGCTTTCCCATCTTGATCCATCCGTGTCATCCGTGAGATCCGTGGCCGACGGTTTTCGACCTACTCATACCGCAACGCCTCGATAGGATCGAGCGCCGCCGCCCGCGCCGCTGGATAGATCCCGAAGAACAATCCCACCGAGACCGATACCGCGAACGCCAGCGCGATCCAGAACACCGGCATGGCCGAGGGCACGGGCGAGAGCCAGTTGACCAGCACGCTGATGAGCGAGCCCAGGATGATCCCGATCACGCCACCGATGCCGGTGAGCACCATCGCTTCCAGCAGGAATTGCAGCAGGATGTGGCTGCGCCGCGCGCCAATGGCTTTACGCACGCCGATCTCGCGCGTGCGCTCCGTCACCGACACCAGCATGATGTTCATCACGCCGATGCCGCCGACCATCAGTCCGATGGACGCGACCACGATGGCCACCAGGTACGCGCCGCCGGTCAGCGCTTTGTAGAAATCGATGAACTGATTCTGCGAGCCCACGTCGAACGAGTTGGGCTGGTTGCTGGGCACGTGCCGCCGCCGCCGCATCAGCTCCGTCACCTGGTCCATCACCAGCGGGATCGCTTCCTGCGAATTCGCCTTCATCGCGATGGTCAGGCCGTCCTTCGATTCCGGATGCAGCTTCAGCATCGTCGTGATCGGCAGCCAGATGAAGTTGTCGCGATCGAAGCCGAAGATGGAGCCGCGCTTCTCCAGCACGCCGATGACCTCGAAGGAGTCGTTCTCGAAAAACACCGTCTTGCCGACCGGATCCTGGCTGGGAAACATGGTCTCCGCCACGGTGGCGCCCAGCACCACCACGGGCGCGCGATGGTAGACGTCGCCCTCGCTGAGGAAGCGCCCGGAACGGACGAAGGAAACGTAGACATTCATGTAGTCGGGCTCCACGCCGAACACCTTCACGTTCGCCGCATGGATGCGTCCGCTGCGCACGTTCGGGTTGGGAAATCTCTGGAAGTCGAGTGCCAGGATGCTGGTCACCATCTCCACGTTCTTCGCTTCCAGGCGCACCGCCTCAGCATCGTCGCGCGTCAATTCCTTGCGCTGCCGTTCTTCTTCCGTGGGAAAGCGTCCGGAAAACTGCGGCAGGCGCGTGACGGTAACAATGTTCGAGCCCAGGCTGGAGACCTGGTGCGCGAACCATCCATTCAGTCCCTGGATCACGGCGGCGATGGCGACCACCGTGGTGATGCCGATCACGATGCCGAGGATGGTGAGGAACG
Above is a genomic segment from Acidobacteriota bacterium containing:
- a CDS encoding DUF721 domain-containing protein, with the translated sequence MERAGTGLRKIVVEALSKAPPEEAAVLAWPLVCGTAVADKTKAIELSAGVLRVEVPDAGWRNQLHGFLPHYLESLNRITNGKVERIEFVFPGHERKEPQRSSDFNPALNSKTRRDK
- the gatC gene encoding Asp-tRNA(Asn)/Glu-tRNA(Gln) amidotransferase subunit GatC — translated: MKVSDKDVLHVASLANLELTAEERVRMLKDLNAVLDHIDMLNQVDTNAVPPMAFVAGDETGVTPLREDRTRPSLPRDEALSNAPDTGVVDGQPTFFKVPKVIER
- the gatA gene encoding Asp-tRNA(Asn)/Glu-tRNA(Gln) amidotransferase subunit GatA encodes the protein MDPTLLTVESTRVALQEKQFSAQTLVETLHARIEKDDTHAWLIYPPERALAQAAAIDRLADKGDALPPLAGVPIGIKDVISTRGLRTTAGSKMLQHYFPVYDATAVARLEAAGAIILGKTNCDEFAMGSSNENSAYGVVKNPHDKSRVPGGSSGGSAAAVANGTAVAALGSDTGGSIRQPAAFCGIVGLMPTYGRVSRYGLIAFASSLDRIGPMTRSVKDAALILQHIAGHDALDPTCANVPVPDYAAEIGKPVKGLRVGVPREYFGEGLDEEVRASVEAAVEKISELGCEVVPISLPHTKYAIPTYYVLATAEASSNLARYDGVRYGFRVGLNDKGHPKTLTEMYRQTRDEGFGYEVKRRIMLGTYVLSAGYYDAYYLKAQRVRALLTRDLDNAFTTVDAIVTPTTPTAAFKLGEKAGNPLAMYLADIYTVTANLAGVPGISIPCGKTKSGLPIGLQILARRFDEPTLFRLGHAYEHARGAF
- a CDS encoding FmdE family protein yields the protein MKTLDEFLADAAQAHGHLCAGQVLGVRMAMLGLEKLGIEDPRGKDRKRLVTFVEIDRCATDAVAVVTGCRLGKRALKFRDWGKVAATFIDVASGRAVRIAAKESSKELARRAHPELADKNQQQMLAYRELAIDDLFDVRWVKVALGPEEFPGYKGARTVCALCGEGINFRREVQRDGKTLCRSCAGESYYEPL
- the sppA gene encoding signal peptide peptidase SppA, with the translated sequence MDPMDPNQPPQPPYQAPQQPTYAPPVSYSPPPPFLASPPPGGGPQSKKPRVWLWVVIGGGAFFAFLLAVFLLIYFSVKTDNHNAEFSGFGDKIAVVDIEGVIFEPRTVVKQLKKYGDDDSVKAIILHMDTPGGGVAASQEIYTAVKRIREEKKKKVVTSIETVGASGGYYIASASDKIFANPGSVVGSIGVIAEWYNYEDLVKWAKLKPITFKTGEFKDTGSPTRELTPREKEYLQGLINDMYGQFMGAVSEGRKMKLEDVKALADGRVWTGKQGKDLKLVDEIGDFQACIADTAKSVGIQGEPTIVHPEPQRRTLADVLFGDISELLPSKARLLETHVGFYYLWK
- a CDS encoding integration host factor subunit beta is translated as MTKADLIDEVSRLAELTRKDSEVIVETIFDSVVHSLRAGDKIEIRGFGSFRTRQRKPRVGRNPKTGARVEVPAKRIPYFKPSKELKDLVNTGEKH
- a CDS encoding ABC transporter permease codes for the protein MFWQIIGMALSTIRGNKLRSFLTILGIVIGITTVVAIAAVIQGLNGWFAHQVSSLGSNIVTVTRLPQFSGRFPTEEERQRKELTRDDAEAVRLEAKNVEMVTSILALDFQRFPNPNVRSGRIHAANVKVFGVEPDYMNVYVSFVRSGRFLSEGDVYHRAPVVVLGATVAETMFPSQDPVGKTVFFENDSFEVIGVLEKRGSIFGFDRDNFIWLPITTMLKLHPESKDGLTIAMKANSQEAIPLVMDQVTELMRRRRHVPSNQPNSFDVGSQNQFIDFYKALTGGAYLVAIVVASIGLMVGGIGVMNIMLVSVTERTREIGVRKAIGARRSHILLQFLLEAMVLTGIGGVIGIILGSLISVLVNWLSPVPSAMPVFWIALAFAVSVSVGLFFGIYPAARAAALDPIEALRYE